A window of Oncorhynchus keta strain PuntledgeMale-10-30-2019 chromosome 27, Oket_V2, whole genome shotgun sequence contains these coding sequences:
- the LOC118359433 gene encoding rho-related GTP-binding protein Rho6-like encodes MKERRLTQPMVARCKLVLVGDVQCGKTAMLQVLAKDSYPETYVPTVFENYTACLELEDQRVELSLWDTSGSPYYDNVRPLCYSDSDAVLLCYDISRPDSIDGALKKWKTEILDFCPSTRILLIGCKTDLRTDVCTLMELSNQKQTPISHEQGSSMAKQLGAEAYLECSAFTSEKSIHSVFRTSALACISKLQPSTKTSPARRLSKRLLFLPRKSDLLSSTFGKDKAKGCSIM; translated from the exons ATGAAGGAAAGAAGACTTACCCAGCCTATGGTGGCGAGATGTAAACTGGTGTTGGTTGGGGATGTTCAATGCGGGAAAACCGCAATGTTGCAAGTCCTGGCCAAGGATTCCTATCCTGAG ACATATGTTCCAACAGTATTTGAGAACTACACAGCCTGTCTGGAGCTGGAGGACCAGCGCGTAGAGCTCAGTCTCTGGGACACATCAG GCTCCCCGTACTATGATAACGTCCGACCCCTGTGCTACAGCGACTCAGACGCCGTGCTCCTTTGTTACGACATCAGCCGACCAGACTCAATTGATGGTGCACTGAAAAAG TGGAAGACAGAGATACTGGATTTCTGCCCCAGCACACGCATCCTCCTGATAGGCTGTAAAACAGACCTGCGCACAGACGTGTGTACGCTCATGGAGCTGTCCAATCAGAAGCAGACACCCATCTCACATGAGCAG GGTTcctccatggccaagcagctagGTGCGGAGGCCTACTTGGAGTGTTCGGCCTTCACCTCGGAGAAGAGCATCCACAGTGTGTTCCGTACTTCAGCCCTGGCCTGCATCAGCAAGCTACAGCCCTCCACCAAGACCAGTCCTGCCCGACGCCTCTCCAAGAGACTCCTTTTCCTGCCCAGAAAGtctgacctcctctcctccaccttcggCAAGGACAAGGCCAAGGGCTGCTCCATTATGTGA